From the Dama dama isolate Ldn47 chromosome 24, ASM3311817v1, whole genome shotgun sequence genome, one window contains:
- the WNT5A gene encoding protein Wnt-5a isoform X1, protein MKKSIGILSPGVAWGTAGRAMSSKFFLMALAIFLSFAQVVIEANSWWSLGMNNPVQMSEVYIIGAQPLCSQLAGLSQGQKKLCHLYQDHMQYIGEGAKTGIKECQYQFRHRRWNCSTVDNTSVFGRVMQIGSRETAFTYAVSAAGVVNAMSRACREGELSTCGCSRAARPKDLPRDWLWGGCGDNIDYGYRFAKEFVDARERERIHAKGSYESARILMNLHNNEAGRRTVYSLADVACKCHGVSGSCSLKTCWLQLADFRKVGDALKEKYDSAAAMRLNSRGKLVQVNSRFNSPTTQDLVYIDPSPDYCVRNESTGSLGTQGRLCNKTSEGMDGCELMCCGRGYDQFKTVQTERCHCKFHWCCYVKCKKCTEIVDQFVCK, encoded by the exons ATGAAG AAGTCGATTGGAATATTAAGCCCAGGAGTTGCTTGGGGGACGGCTGGAAGGGCAATGTCTTCCAAGTTCTTCCTAATGGCTTTGGCCATATTTCTCTCCTTCGCCCAGGTTGTAATAGAAGCTAATTCTTGGTG GTCGCTAGGTATGAATAACCCTGTTCAGATGTCAGAAGTATATATCATAGGAGCGCAGCCTCTCTGCAGCCAACTGGCAGGActttcccaaggacagaagaagcTCTGCCACTTGTACCAGGACCACATGCAGTACATCGGAGAGGGCGCCAAGACGGGCATCAAGGAGTGCCAGTATCAGTTCCGACACCGGAGGTGGAACTGCAGCACCGTGGATAACACCTCTGTCTTCGGCAGGGTCATGCAGATCG GCAGCCGCGAGACGGCCTTCACGTACGCGGTGAGCGCCGCGGGGGTGGTCAACGCCATGAGCCGCGCCTGCCGCGAGGGCGAGCTGTCCACCTGCGGCTGCAGCCGCGCCGCGCGCCCCAAGGACCTGCCGCGGGACTGGCTGTGGGGCGGCTGCGGCGACAACATCGACTACGGCTACCGCTTCGCCAAGGAGTTCGTGGACGCCCGCGAGCGGGAGCGCATCCACGCCAAGGGCTCCTATGAGAGCGCGCGCATCCTGATGAACCTGCACAACAACGAGGCCGGCCGCCGG ACGGTGTACAGCCTGGCCGACGTGGCCTGCAAGTGCCACGGGGTGTCGGGCTCCTGCAGCCTCAAGACGTGCTGGCTGCAGCTGGCCGACTTCCGCAAGGTGGGCGACGCCCTGAAGGAGAAGTACGACAGCGCGGCGGCCATGCGGCTCAACAGCCGGGGCAAGCTGGTGCAGGTCAACAGCCGTTTCAACTCGCCCACCACCCAGGACCTGGTCTACATCGACCCCAGCCCCGACTACTGCGTGCGCAACGAGAGCACCGGCTCGCTGGGCACGCAGGGCCGCCTGTGCAACAAGACGTCGGAGGGCATGGACGGCTGCGAGCTCATGTGCTGCGGCCGCGGCTACGACCAGTTCAAGACGGTGCAGACCGAGCGCTGCCACTGCAAGTTCCACTGGTGCTGCTACGTCAAGTGCAAGAAGTGCACGGAGATCGTGGACCAGTTCGTCTGCAAGTAG
- the WNT5A gene encoding protein Wnt-5a isoform X2, producing MSSKFFLMALAIFLSFAQVVIEANSWWSLGMNNPVQMSEVYIIGAQPLCSQLAGLSQGQKKLCHLYQDHMQYIGEGAKTGIKECQYQFRHRRWNCSTVDNTSVFGRVMQIGSRETAFTYAVSAAGVVNAMSRACREGELSTCGCSRAARPKDLPRDWLWGGCGDNIDYGYRFAKEFVDARERERIHAKGSYESARILMNLHNNEAGRRTVYSLADVACKCHGVSGSCSLKTCWLQLADFRKVGDALKEKYDSAAAMRLNSRGKLVQVNSRFNSPTTQDLVYIDPSPDYCVRNESTGSLGTQGRLCNKTSEGMDGCELMCCGRGYDQFKTVQTERCHCKFHWCCYVKCKKCTEIVDQFVCK from the exons ATGTCTTCCAAGTTCTTCCTAATGGCTTTGGCCATATTTCTCTCCTTCGCCCAGGTTGTAATAGAAGCTAATTCTTGGTG GTCGCTAGGTATGAATAACCCTGTTCAGATGTCAGAAGTATATATCATAGGAGCGCAGCCTCTCTGCAGCCAACTGGCAGGActttcccaaggacagaagaagcTCTGCCACTTGTACCAGGACCACATGCAGTACATCGGAGAGGGCGCCAAGACGGGCATCAAGGAGTGCCAGTATCAGTTCCGACACCGGAGGTGGAACTGCAGCACCGTGGATAACACCTCTGTCTTCGGCAGGGTCATGCAGATCG GCAGCCGCGAGACGGCCTTCACGTACGCGGTGAGCGCCGCGGGGGTGGTCAACGCCATGAGCCGCGCCTGCCGCGAGGGCGAGCTGTCCACCTGCGGCTGCAGCCGCGCCGCGCGCCCCAAGGACCTGCCGCGGGACTGGCTGTGGGGCGGCTGCGGCGACAACATCGACTACGGCTACCGCTTCGCCAAGGAGTTCGTGGACGCCCGCGAGCGGGAGCGCATCCACGCCAAGGGCTCCTATGAGAGCGCGCGCATCCTGATGAACCTGCACAACAACGAGGCCGGCCGCCGG ACGGTGTACAGCCTGGCCGACGTGGCCTGCAAGTGCCACGGGGTGTCGGGCTCCTGCAGCCTCAAGACGTGCTGGCTGCAGCTGGCCGACTTCCGCAAGGTGGGCGACGCCCTGAAGGAGAAGTACGACAGCGCGGCGGCCATGCGGCTCAACAGCCGGGGCAAGCTGGTGCAGGTCAACAGCCGTTTCAACTCGCCCACCACCCAGGACCTGGTCTACATCGACCCCAGCCCCGACTACTGCGTGCGCAACGAGAGCACCGGCTCGCTGGGCACGCAGGGCCGCCTGTGCAACAAGACGTCGGAGGGCATGGACGGCTGCGAGCTCATGTGCTGCGGCCGCGGCTACGACCAGTTCAAGACGGTGCAGACCGAGCGCTGCCACTGCAAGTTCCACTGGTGCTGCTACGTCAAGTGCAAGAAGTGCACGGAGATCGTGGACCAGTTCGTCTGCAAGTAG